The Halobacterium litoreum genome includes a region encoding these proteins:
- a CDS encoding ABC transporter ATP-binding protein: MPAIETDGLTKRFGDFVAVDALDLTVEEGEVFGFLGPNGAGKSTTINMLLGFLQPSDGTATVLGHDAAGQSRNVRQRTGLLPEGFELYENLTGREHVVSAIETKNADDDPDAIIDRVGLEPEAARRQAGGYSKGMTQRLALGIALVGSPDLLILDEPSSGLDPKGAKLLRQIVDEEAERGATVFFSSHILGQVEQVCDRVGIMNQGQMVAVDTIDALRDQMQAESTVEAEVSAVPDTDTVAAVNGVRDVAVYGNTLEISCTQPEAKMPALRALDDATDVTDITVEDASLEALFEKYTNGDVPEAESAATPEAAPATGGDAA; encoded by the coding sequence ATGCCCGCTATCGAAACGGACGGTCTCACGAAGCGGTTCGGCGACTTCGTGGCCGTCGACGCCCTGGATTTGACGGTGGAGGAAGGCGAGGTGTTCGGCTTCCTCGGGCCCAACGGCGCCGGGAAGTCCACCACCATCAACATGCTGCTCGGTTTCCTCCAGCCGAGCGACGGCACCGCCACGGTCCTCGGCCACGACGCCGCGGGACAGTCCCGGAACGTCCGCCAGCGTACCGGCCTGCTCCCCGAGGGATTCGAACTGTACGAGAACCTCACCGGACGCGAGCACGTCGTCTCCGCCATCGAGACGAAGAACGCCGACGACGACCCGGACGCCATCATCGACCGCGTCGGCCTCGAACCCGAGGCCGCCCGCCGGCAGGCCGGCGGCTACTCGAAGGGGATGACCCAGCGCCTCGCGCTCGGCATCGCCCTCGTCGGGAGTCCCGACCTCCTCATCCTCGACGAACCCTCCTCCGGGCTCGACCCGAAGGGCGCCAAACTCCTCCGACAGATCGTCGACGAGGAGGCCGAGCGCGGCGCCACGGTGTTCTTCTCCAGTCACATCCTCGGGCAGGTCGAGCAGGTGTGTGACCGCGTCGGCATCATGAATCAGGGCCAGATGGTCGCCGTCGACACCATCGACGCGCTCCGCGACCAGATGCAGGCCGAGTCCACCGTCGAGGCCGAAGTGTCCGCCGTCCCCGACACGGACACCGTCGCGGCCGTCAACGGCGTCCGCGACGTGGCCGTCTACGGCAACACCCTCGAAATCTCCTGCACCCAGCCGGAGGCGAAGATGCCCGCGCTCCGCGCGCTCGACGACGCCACCGACGTGACCGACATCACCGTCGAGGATGCGTCCCTCGAAGCGCTGTTCGAGAAGTACACGAACGGCGACGTGCCCGAGGCGGAGTCGGCGGCGACGCCGGAAGCCGCGCCGGCCACCGGAGGTGACGCGGCGTGA
- a CDS encoding ABC transporter permease, giving the protein MSLYTVARDDFKNARRSYAVLGVIGVLTAIVVLIFAAEMNQYDHPYRTLFDVSFFLFLTFPIILAPLTYLSIAGDRDGGAIKYAMGLPNSRGEYVFGKLVSRLGVTLVAVALSIGVAFLFSLVTFVNAPDPVRFVKFALVSLLFAFSFVGIFVGVSAMTSKRSRAMLGVFGAYFVLVPFWFGFLPFVSLTNILSTATDLFGVTISENTGRLIQSLSPATSYLYATEIVYQGVLPTPYGSLNSNFVDPPNEIYRQFWFNALVMFAWGAVSLFAGYVSFRRSELG; this is encoded by the coding sequence GTGAGCCTCTACACCGTCGCGCGCGACGACTTCAAGAACGCCCGCCGGTCGTACGCCGTCCTCGGCGTCATCGGCGTGCTCACCGCCATCGTCGTGCTCATCTTCGCCGCCGAGATGAACCAGTACGACCACCCGTACCGGACGCTGTTCGACGTGTCCTTCTTCCTGTTCCTCACCTTCCCCATCATCCTCGCGCCGCTCACGTACCTCTCCATCGCGGGCGACCGCGACGGCGGCGCCATCAAGTACGCGATGGGGCTCCCGAACTCGCGGGGCGAGTACGTCTTCGGGAAACTGGTGTCGCGGCTCGGCGTCACGCTCGTGGCCGTCGCGCTCTCCATCGGCGTCGCGTTCCTGTTCTCGCTGGTCACGTTCGTGAACGCGCCGGACCCGGTCAGGTTCGTGAAGTTCGCGCTCGTCTCGCTTTTGTTCGCGTTCTCCTTCGTCGGCATCTTCGTCGGCGTCTCCGCGATGACGAGCAAGCGCTCGCGGGCGATGCTTGGCGTGTTCGGCGCGTACTTCGTGCTCGTGCCGTTCTGGTTCGGGTTCCTGCCGTTCGTGTCGCTGACGAACATCCTCAGCACCGCCACCGACCTGTTCGGCGTCACCATCTCCGAGAACACCGGCCGCCTGATTCAGTCGCTGTCCCCGGCCACGTCCTACCTGTACGCGACTGAAATCGTCTATCAGGGCGTCCTACCGACGCCCTACGGGAGCCTAAACTCGAACTTCGTCGACCCACCCAACGAGATTTACCGGCAGTTCTGGTTCAACGCGCTCGTGATGTTCGCGTGGGGCGCCGTGTCGCTGTTCGCGGGCTACGTCTCGTTCCGGCGCTCGGAACTCGGGTAG
- a CDS encoding TSUP family transporter, translated as MSDSESPSSSARLTKAFLKYQHVFVFLAPVLFVGFVYFGPLAPSDPAPGYWTNYWWLFPAFLTGATIVNTVGISGSALFVPFLIFIFPLFAQPLEAETLVKIGLISESFGLSSSSIAFVQYGLVDRRLALSLVLGGLPFVVGGALLSFVIPEPVFHALLGLALLAASYLLFKADLGHGDSAESSEESAAAAADGGHLPDDADKLGPAGVRTDDDGTVTRVDRDGETYEYDRSGYLKRFGNYSVGGTFQGLAGFGIGELGIISMLSSKIPVRVAIGTNHIVVASTAIIASLVHVFGGGLVGGHSMDLSTTPWNMVVWTVPATVTGGQIAPYVSAALDTETIKKGVGGLFAVIATALFLMAVGGF; from the coding sequence GTGTCGGACTCCGAGTCGCCGTCGTCGTCCGCGCGCCTGACGAAAGCGTTCCTCAAGTACCAGCACGTCTTCGTCTTCCTCGCGCCCGTCCTGTTCGTCGGCTTCGTCTACTTCGGGCCGCTCGCGCCCAGCGACCCCGCACCCGGCTACTGGACGAACTACTGGTGGCTGTTCCCGGCGTTCCTCACGGGCGCGACCATCGTGAACACCGTCGGCATCAGCGGGTCGGCGCTGTTCGTGCCGTTCCTCATCTTCATCTTCCCGCTGTTCGCTCAGCCGCTGGAGGCCGAGACGCTCGTGAAAATCGGGCTCATCAGCGAGTCCTTCGGGCTGTCCAGTTCCTCCATCGCGTTCGTCCAGTACGGGCTCGTGGACCGCCGCCTCGCGCTGTCGCTCGTCCTCGGCGGCCTCCCGTTCGTCGTGGGCGGCGCGCTCCTGTCCTTCGTCATCCCGGAGCCGGTGTTCCACGCGCTCCTCGGGCTCGCGTTGCTCGCGGCCTCGTACCTCCTGTTCAAGGCCGACCTCGGGCACGGCGACTCGGCGGAGAGCAGCGAGGAGAGCGCCGCGGCCGCGGCTGACGGCGGCCACCTCCCGGACGACGCCGACAAGCTCGGGCCAGCGGGCGTCCGCACGGACGACGACGGCACCGTGACGCGGGTCGACCGCGACGGCGAGACCTACGAGTACGACCGCTCGGGCTACCTGAAGCGGTTCGGGAACTACAGCGTCGGCGGCACCTTCCAGGGGCTCGCCGGCTTCGGCATCGGCGAACTCGGCATCATCTCGATGCTGTCCTCGAAGATTCCGGTGCGGGTCGCCATCGGCACGAACCACATCGTCGTCGCGTCGACGGCCATCATCGCGTCGCTCGTTCACGTCTTCGGCGGCGGCCTCGTCGGCGGGCACTCGATGGACCTGTCGACGACGCCGTGGAACATGGTCGTGTGGACGGTGCCGGCGACGGTGACGGGCGGCCAGATTGCGCCGTACGTCTCCGCCGCGTTGGACACCGAGACAATCAAGAAAGGCGTCGGCGGGCTGTTCGCCGTCATCGCCACGGCGCTGTTCCTGATGGCGGTGGGGGGGTTCTGA
- a CDS encoding universal stress protein, producing MYDHVLLPTDGSEGTAAAAEHAASLADAYDATVHVLAVADERNRFESPSAGIAAEAWEESERERAEAAVDETASALPDGVAVERVVTEGIPHEAIVEYAEDSGADVVVMGTHGRTGIDHYLVGSVAEKVVRTSPVPVMTVGLDD from the coding sequence ATGTACGACCACGTCCTCCTGCCGACCGACGGGAGCGAGGGGACGGCGGCGGCCGCCGAGCACGCCGCCAGCCTCGCCGACGCGTACGACGCGACCGTTCACGTCCTCGCGGTGGCCGACGAGCGCAACCGCTTCGAGTCGCCGAGCGCGGGCATCGCCGCGGAAGCGTGGGAGGAGAGCGAGCGCGAACGCGCGGAGGCGGCCGTCGACGAGACGGCGAGCGCGCTCCCCGACGGCGTCGCCGTCGAGCGCGTCGTCACCGAGGGCATCCCCCACGAGGCCATCGTCGAGTACGCCGAGGATTCGGGCGCCGACGTCGTCGTGATGGGGACGCACGGACGCACCGGTATCGACCACTACCTCGTCGGGAGCGTCGCGGAGAAGGTGGTGCGCACCTCGCCGGTGCCGGTGATGACGGTCGGACTCGACGACTGA
- a CDS encoding ribonucleoside-diphosphate reductase subunit alpha, with protein MSQTTPDRTLEAALDRASEGHEDALADERDSVLREAERNAYDDATTDERYEALLGALTGRIDRHPAYKTVAGRVLRERLERRLVDDYDPDDRDAAYRRAFRDGIRQGLDADLLDERMGDYDLDRLADAIEPERDDRLDYMAVDTLQQRYFLREPDADPFELPQTFWMRVAMGVALRENADEREEYAIEFYDALSTLRFVHSTPTLFHAGTAHPQLSSCYLTTVPDDLEGIFDAYKEHAKLSKWSGGLGNDWTPLRAAGSLIESTGVESTGTVPFLKISNDVTAAINRSGKRRGAAAAYLACWHLDFPAFCDLRRNTGDERRRTHDMNTAAWIPDLFMERVRNDEQWTLFSPKETGDLHELYGSDFAERYREYEAMADEGDVENFERVDATDLWRTMLTRLFETGHPWLTFKDPCNVRSPQDHAGTVRSSNLCTEITLNTSEEETAVCNLGSVNLARHVDDGEVDRERLSETVETAMRMLDNVVDLNFYPTENAERSNMRHRPVGLGVMGFHDALQRMRVPMASDDALERADELQEFVSYHAIDASAGLAAERGTYESYEGSKWDRDIFPQDTVDLLEAERDREIPVPREERLDWSDVRERVAAHGMRNSNTMAVAPTATISTIAGTSASIEPVYSNLYVKSNMSGDFTVVNDRLVADLEDRGLWTEEIRDKLTYHDGSVQELDAVPDDLQELYRTAFEIDPRHQLRLAARRGVWIDQSQSVNVFFPETDGSKLSEVYQTAWELGLKTTYYLRTLGASQIEKTTLDMDEYDDTQFRGDGDDEDGDGDLPSVEDPTCEVCQ; from the coding sequence ATGAGCCAGACCACGCCAGACCGGACGCTCGAAGCGGCGCTCGACCGCGCCAGCGAAGGCCACGAGGACGCCCTCGCGGACGAACGCGACAGCGTCCTGCGCGAAGCCGAACGCAACGCCTACGACGACGCCACCACCGACGAGCGCTACGAGGCCCTGCTCGGCGCGCTCACCGGCCGCATCGACCGCCACCCGGCGTACAAGACCGTCGCGGGGCGCGTGCTCCGCGAGCGCCTCGAACGCCGCCTCGTCGACGACTACGACCCCGACGACCGGGACGCCGCCTACCGGCGCGCGTTCCGCGACGGCATTCGACAGGGCTTGGACGCCGACCTGCTCGACGAGCGCATGGGCGACTACGACCTCGACCGCCTCGCCGACGCCATCGAACCCGAGCGCGACGACCGCCTCGACTACATGGCGGTGGACACCCTCCAGCAGCGCTACTTCCTCCGCGAACCCGACGCCGACCCCTTCGAACTCCCGCAGACGTTCTGGATGCGCGTCGCGATGGGCGTCGCGCTCCGCGAGAACGCCGACGAGCGCGAGGAGTACGCCATCGAGTTCTACGACGCCCTGTCCACCCTGCGGTTCGTCCACTCCACGCCGACGCTGTTCCACGCCGGCACCGCACACCCCCAACTGTCGTCGTGTTACCTCACTACCGTCCCCGACGACCTAGAGGGCATCTTCGACGCGTACAAGGAACACGCCAAACTCTCGAAGTGGAGCGGCGGCCTCGGGAACGACTGGACGCCGCTCCGGGCGGCGGGGTCGCTCATCGAGTCCACTGGCGTCGAGTCCACGGGCACCGTCCCGTTCCTCAAAATCTCGAACGACGTGACCGCCGCCATCAACCGCTCCGGGAAGCGCCGCGGCGCGGCCGCCGCCTACCTCGCGTGCTGGCACCTCGACTTCCCCGCGTTCTGTGACCTCCGCCGGAACACCGGCGACGAGCGCCGCCGCACCCACGACATGAACACCGCGGCGTGGATTCCCGACCTGTTCATGGAGCGCGTCCGCAACGACGAGCAGTGGACGCTGTTCTCCCCGAAGGAGACGGGCGACCTCCACGAACTGTACGGCAGCGACTTCGCGGAGCGCTACCGCGAGTACGAGGCGATGGCCGACGAAGGGGACGTCGAGAACTTCGAGCGCGTCGACGCCACCGACCTCTGGCGCACGATGCTCACGCGCCTCTTCGAGACGGGCCACCCGTGGCTCACGTTCAAGGACCCCTGTAACGTGCGCTCGCCCCAGGACCACGCCGGCACGGTGCGCTCCTCGAATCTCTGTACGGAAATCACGCTGAACACCTCCGAGGAGGAGACGGCGGTCTGCAACCTCGGGAGCGTCAACCTCGCGCGCCACGTCGACGACGGCGAGGTGGACCGCGAACGGCTCTCCGAGACCGTGGAGACGGCGATGCGGATGCTGGACAACGTCGTGGACCTGAACTTCTACCCGACGGAGAACGCCGAGCGCTCGAACATGCGCCACCGCCCTGTGGGCCTCGGCGTGATGGGGTTCCACGACGCCCTCCAGCGGATGCGCGTGCCGATGGCGAGCGACGACGCGCTCGAACGCGCCGACGAACTACAGGAGTTCGTCTCCTACCACGCCATCGACGCCTCGGCCGGCCTCGCCGCCGAGCGCGGGACGTACGAGAGTTACGAGGGTTCGAAGTGGGACCGAGACATCTTCCCGCAGGACACCGTCGACCTGCTCGAAGCCGAGCGCGACCGCGAGATTCCGGTCCCGCGCGAGGAGCGCCTCGACTGGAGCGACGTGCGCGAGCGCGTCGCCGCCCACGGGATGCGGAACTCGAACACGATGGCGGTCGCGCCCACCGCCACCATCTCCACCATCGCCGGCACCTCCGCGTCCATCGAACCGGTGTACTCGAACCTCTACGTGAAGTCGAACATGAGCGGCGACTTCACGGTAGTCAACGACCGCCTCGTCGCCGACCTCGAAGACCGGGGCCTGTGGACCGAGGAGATTCGGGACAAACTCACCTACCACGACGGCTCCGTACAGGAACTCGACGCGGTGCCCGACGACCTCCAAGAACTGTACCGGACCGCCTTCGAAATCGACCCGCGCCACCAACTCCGGCTCGCCGCCCGGCGCGGCGTCTGGATAGACCAGAGCCAGTCGGTGAACGTCTTCTTCCCCGAGACGGACGGGTCGAAGCTCTCCGAGGTCTACCAGACGGCGTGGGAACTCGGCCTGAAGACGACCTACTACTTGCGCACGCTCGGCGCCAGCCAAATCGAGAAGACGACGCTGGACATGGACGAGTACGACGACACCCAGTTCCGGGGCGACGGCGACGACGAGGACGGGGACGGCGACCTGCCGAGCGTCGAGGACCCGACCTGCGAGGTGTGTCAGTGA
- a CDS encoding ribonucleotide-diphosphate reductase subunit beta, whose protein sequence is MPVLDSDAEHDPNKILPIDYDWAREYYQQGVANNWTPEEVPMQDDVYQWNNDELTDAERQLVEWNLGFFSTAESLTANNIVLAIYEYVTAPECRQYLLRQAYEEAVHTDTFIYCCDSLGFDPDYMYGMYDRIPAIAEKDEFVVDLTRAVDDPTFTIETDDDLRDFLRDLVGFYVIMEGIFFYAGFAMMLALKRRGKMVGVGEQFEYIMRDESLHLNFGVDLVNQIRDEHPGVWTADFEAEVAALMREAVDLEQVYAREACPEDVLGMSSEQFAEYVEYVADRRFEQLRMDPVYGTENPFPWMTEQVDLNAEKNFFERNVSEYQQGGSLDWD, encoded by the coding sequence ATGCCGGTGCTCGATAGCGACGCCGAACACGACCCGAACAAGATTCTCCCCATCGACTACGACTGGGCCCGCGAGTACTACCAGCAGGGCGTCGCGAACAACTGGACGCCCGAGGAGGTCCCGATGCAAGACGACGTCTACCAGTGGAACAACGACGAACTCACCGACGCCGAGCGCCAGCTCGTCGAGTGGAATCTGGGCTTCTTCTCCACGGCCGAATCCCTCACGGCGAACAACATCGTGCTCGCCATCTACGAGTACGTCACGGCGCCGGAGTGCCGGCAGTACCTCCTCCGGCAGGCCTACGAGGAGGCCGTCCACACGGACACCTTCATCTACTGCTGTGACAGCCTCGGGTTCGACCCCGACTACATGTACGGGATGTACGACCGCATCCCCGCCATCGCCGAGAAAGACGAGTTCGTCGTCGACCTCACGCGCGCCGTCGACGACCCGACGTTCACCATCGAGACGGACGACGACCTCCGGGATTTTCTCCGGGACCTCGTCGGCTTCTACGTCATCATGGAGGGCATCTTCTTCTACGCGGGGTTCGCGATGATGCTCGCGCTGAAGCGCCGCGGGAAGATGGTCGGCGTCGGCGAGCAGTTCGAGTACATCATGCGCGACGAGTCGCTGCACCTGAACTTCGGCGTGGACCTCGTGAACCAGATTCGGGACGAACACCCGGGCGTCTGGACCGCCGACTTCGAGGCCGAGGTCGCCGCCCTGATGCGGGAGGCCGTCGACCTCGAACAGGTGTACGCCCGCGAGGCGTGCCCCGAGGACGTACTCGGGATGTCCAGCGAGCAGTTCGCGGAGTACGTCGAGTACGTCGCCGACCGCCGCTTCGAGCAACTCCGCATGGACCCGGTCTACGGCACCGAGAACCCCTTCCCGTGGATGACCGAGCAGGTCGACCTGAACGCGGAGAAGAACTTCTTCGAGCGCAACGTCTCGGAGTACCAGCAGGGCGGGTCGCTGGACTGGGACTAG
- a CDS encoding acyl-CoA thioesterase: MDRSEEVALAASYTEMHEILMPNDTNNLGRALGGSVLHWMDICGAIVGRRFSRRQVVTASMDHVDFRGPIDLGEIVAVEGYVFDTGDTSVDVKVDVFAERPSAGERRETASSFFTFVALDDDESPAPVPALSCETDRERRLRDEALDERRERRRSAPTL; the protein is encoded by the coding sequence ATGGACCGGTCCGAGGAAGTCGCGCTCGCCGCGTCGTACACGGAGATGCACGAGATTCTGATGCCCAACGACACGAACAACCTCGGGCGCGCGCTCGGCGGGAGCGTCCTCCACTGGATGGACATCTGCGGCGCCATCGTCGGCCGGCGGTTCTCCCGCCGACAGGTCGTCACGGCGTCGATGGACCACGTCGACTTCCGCGGCCCCATCGACCTCGGCGAAATCGTCGCCGTCGAGGGGTACGTCTTCGACACCGGCGACACCAGCGTCGACGTGAAGGTGGACGTGTTCGCGGAGCGCCCGAGCGCCGGCGAACGCCGCGAGACGGCGTCCTCGTTTTTCACCTTCGTCGCACTCGACGACGACGAGTCCCCCGCGCCGGTGCCCGCCCTCTCCTGCGAGACCGACCGCGAGCGACGCCTGCGCGACGAAGCGCTCGACGAGCGACGGGAGCGCCGTCGGAGCGCCCCGACGCTCTAG
- a CDS encoding excinuclease ABC subunit C gives MDADEVRERASDLPAEPGVYQFERADGTVLYVGKAVDVRDRVRSYADPRSARIGRMVERADALDFAVTDTETQALLLEANLVKRHQPRYNVRLKDDKSYPLVQFTDHAAPRIEVTRDPDEGAAAYGPYTDVGEVETVVKAVREVYGLRGCSEHKYRNRDRPCLDYEMGLCTAPCTGEISEGNYAEDVESARRFFEGETGALADPIEREMEQAAQAQEFERAANLRDRLDAVTGFHEGSGGAVAGRDDAATTDVLGVAVEGDSATVARLHAERGQLVERDQHRLDAPEGGAADGASRVADVLAAFVVQFYAERDLPDRLLLPEDHGDEDVAAWLADAGVDVRVPGAGREATLVDLALKNAHRYTGERDELGALADALGIGRPARIEGFDVSHAQGKAVVGSDVCFVEGSAEKADYRRKKLDEENDDYANMRRLVRWRVERAVEGRDDRPDPDLLLIDGGRGQLDAAREALDAVGWDVPAVGLAKDEEIVVTPDRTYDWDDDAPQLHVLQRVRDEAHRFAVAYHQTVRDEVATALDGVEGVGPELRKRLLRRFGSVDAVREASVEDLRDVEGVGSATAETIANRL, from the coding sequence ATGGACGCCGACGAGGTCAGGGAGCGCGCGAGCGACCTGCCGGCGGAGCCGGGCGTCTACCAGTTCGAGCGCGCGGACGGCACCGTGCTGTACGTCGGGAAGGCGGTGGACGTCCGGGACCGGGTGCGGTCGTACGCCGACCCGCGGTCGGCGCGCATCGGCCGGATGGTCGAGCGCGCTGACGCCCTCGACTTCGCGGTGACGGACACGGAGACCCAGGCCCTGTTGCTGGAGGCGAACCTCGTGAAGCGCCACCAGCCCCGGTACAACGTCCGCCTCAAGGACGACAAGTCCTACCCGCTGGTGCAGTTCACGGACCACGCGGCGCCCCGCATCGAGGTGACTCGCGACCCCGACGAGGGCGCGGCGGCGTACGGCCCGTACACGGACGTGGGCGAGGTCGAGACGGTGGTGAAGGCGGTGCGGGAGGTGTACGGCCTCCGCGGGTGCTCCGAGCACAAGTACCGGAACCGGGACCGGCCGTGTCTCGACTACGAGATGGGGCTGTGTACGGCGCCCTGCACGGGCGAAATCTCGGAAGGGAATTACGCCGAGGACGTGGAGAGCGCGCGCCGCTTCTTCGAGGGGGAGACCGGCGCGCTCGCCGACCCCATCGAGCGCGAGATGGAGCAGGCGGCGCAGGCACAGGAGTTCGAGCGCGCCGCGAATCTGCGGGACCGACTCGACGCCGTGACCGGGTTCCACGAGGGGTCTGGTGGGGCGGTGGCGGGGCGCGACGACGCGGCGACGACCGACGTGCTCGGCGTGGCGGTGGAGGGCGATTCGGCGACGGTGGCGCGCCTGCACGCCGAGCGCGGGCAGTTGGTGGAGCGCGACCAGCACCGACTCGACGCGCCGGAGGGCGGGGCCGCGGACGGCGCCAGCCGGGTCGCTGACGTGCTGGCGGCGTTCGTCGTGCAGTTCTACGCCGAACGGGACCTGCCGGACCGCCTCCTGCTCCCCGAGGACCACGGCGACGAGGACGTGGCGGCGTGGCTGGCGGACGCGGGGGTCGACGTCCGGGTGCCGGGCGCGGGCCGGGAGGCGACGCTCGTGGACCTCGCGCTGAAGAACGCCCACCGGTACACCGGGGAACGGGACGAACTCGGCGCGCTCGCGGACGCGCTCGGCATCGGCAGGCCGGCGCGCATCGAGGGGTTCGACGTGAGCCACGCGCAGGGGAAGGCCGTCGTCGGAAGCGACGTCTGCTTTGTCGAGGGGAGCGCGGAGAAGGCGGATTACCGCCGGAAGAAACTGGACGAGGAGAACGACGACTACGCGAACATGCGCCGCCTCGTGCGCTGGCGCGTCGAGCGCGCCGTCGAAGGACGAGACGACCGCCCGGACCCCGACTTGCTGCTCATCGACGGCGGGCGCGGACAGTTGGACGCGGCCCGCGAGGCACTCGATGCAGTCGGCTGGGACGTGCCCGCCGTTGGACTGGCGAAAGACGAGGAAATCGTAGTGACGCCCGACAGAACGTACGACTGGGACGACGATGCGCCCCAACTACACGTCCTCCAGCGCGTCCGCGACGAGGCCCACCGGTTCGCGGTGGCGTACCACCAGACCGTCCGGGACGAGGTGGCGACGGCGCTCGACGGCGTGGAGGGCGTCGGCCCCGAGTTGCGCAAGCGCCTGCTCCGGCGGTTCGGGAGCGTGGACGCGGTTCGGGAGGCGTCCGTCGAGGACCTCCGGGACGTGGAGGGCGTCGGTTCGGCGACGGCGGAGACCATCGCGAACCGACTGTAG
- a CDS encoding ABC transporter permease subunit, with protein sequence MTWLAVARRDVREYRADRTLASFCAFFALACGAVAYVATGDAGAPPLSEALALMFLFGVPLTAASFVDESIPRAVVSGRVRLTLSLPHARGEYVAGVGAAGLAATLLATAVGVASALAIYLVRGGPVAPLRLAGVCAVVSLLAAAFTAATLAFTARSRSPTLSTATAYGFFLVSFVWPAFVQIGRLLLDGELGIAVSDAAANAVVHLSPVFAFQAALAGVETGFGGASGSVPPWAGVLVLLAWTGLGYALAARRFGSLEL encoded by the coding sequence GTGACGTGGCTGGCGGTCGCCCGCCGCGACGTCCGCGAGTACCGCGCCGACCGCACGCTCGCGTCCTTCTGTGCGTTCTTCGCGCTCGCCTGCGGCGCCGTCGCGTACGTCGCGACGGGCGACGCCGGCGCGCCGCCGCTCTCCGAGGCGCTCGCGCTCATGTTCCTCTTCGGCGTGCCTCTGACCGCCGCGTCGTTCGTCGACGAGTCGATTCCCCGCGCCGTCGTCTCCGGTCGCGTCCGCCTCACGCTCTCGCTCCCGCACGCCCGCGGCGAGTACGTCGCGGGCGTCGGCGCCGCCGGCCTCGCCGCCACCCTGCTGGCGACTGCGGTCGGCGTCGCGAGCGCGCTCGCCATCTACCTCGTTCGCGGCGGGCCCGTCGCGCCGCTCCGGCTCGCCGGCGTCTGCGCCGTCGTTTCGCTCCTCGCCGCCGCGTTCACCGCCGCGACGCTCGCGTTCACCGCGCGCTCCCGGTCGCCGACGCTCTCCACGGCGACCGCCTACGGCTTCTTCCTCGTGTCGTTCGTCTGGCCGGCGTTCGTCCAAATCGGCCGTCTGCTCCTCGACGGCGAACTCGGCATCGCGGTCTCGGACGCCGCCGCGAACGCCGTCGTCCACCTCAGCCCCGTCTTCGCGTTCCAGGCCGCGCTCGCCGGCGTCGAGACGGGGTTCGGCGGCGCGTCCGGTTCCGTCCCGCCGTGGGCCGGCGTCCTCGTGTTGCTCGCGTGGACCGGACTCGGGTACGCGCTCGCCGCGCGCCGATTCGGCAGTCTCGAACTCTGA
- a CDS encoding ABC transporter ATP-binding protein — protein MPAIELSGVTKRFGDVTALHDLDLRVEDGEIYGFLGPNGAGKSTTIDILLDFVRPTSGRAEVLGMDAQANSKAIRQRTGVLPDGFHVYDRLTARQHLEFAIESKNADDDPEALLERVGIPGAVDRKAGGFSKGMAQRLALAVALVGNPDLIILDEPSTGLDPNGAREMRSIIQEEAERGATVFFSSHILEQVEAVCDRVGILQDGELVAEDTIRGLRDAAGTGTTLTVTVDAVTDAVTDAVRDVAGVTDVSASGDTLTVRTESAAKTDVLDAAESAGADVLDFATEEASLDDVFAAYTEKAEVTA, from the coding sequence ATGCCAGCCATCGAGTTGTCCGGCGTCACGAAGCGATTCGGTGACGTCACAGCCCTCCACGACCTCGACTTGCGCGTCGAGGACGGCGAGATATACGGCTTCCTCGGGCCGAACGGCGCCGGGAAGTCCACGACCATCGACATCCTCCTGGACTTCGTGCGCCCGACGTCCGGGCGCGCCGAAGTGCTCGGAATGGACGCACAGGCGAACTCCAAGGCCATCCGCCAGCGTACCGGCGTCCTGCCGGACGGCTTCCACGTCTACGACCGCCTGACGGCGCGCCAGCACCTCGAGTTCGCCATCGAGTCGAAGAACGCGGACGACGACCCCGAGGCGCTCCTGGAGCGCGTCGGCATCCCGGGCGCGGTCGACCGGAAGGCCGGCGGCTTCTCGAAGGGGATGGCCCAGCGCCTCGCGCTCGCCGTCGCCCTCGTCGGGAACCCCGACCTCATCATCCTCGACGAGCCCTCGACGGGCCTCGACCCGAACGGCGCCCGCGAGATGCGGAGCATCATCCAGGAGGAGGCCGAGCGCGGCGCCACCGTCTTCTTCTCCAGTCACATCCTCGAACAGGTCGAAGCCGTCTGCGACCGCGTCGGCATCCTGCAGGACGGCGAACTCGTCGCCGAGGACACCATCCGCGGCCTGCGCGACGCCGCCGGCACCGGCACCACGCTCACCGTCACCGTCGACGCCGTCACCGACGCCGTCACCGACGCCGTGCGCGACGTTGCGGGCGTCACCGACGTCTCGGCGTCCGGCGACACGCTCACCGTGCGCACCGAGAGCGCCGCGAAGACCGACGTGCTCGACGCCGCCGAGTCCGCGGGCGCCGACGTGCTCGACTTCGCCACCGAGGAGGCGTCCCTCGACGACGTGTTCGCCGCGTATACCGAGAAAGCCGAGGTGACGGCATGA